A genomic segment from Neodiprion lecontei isolate iyNeoLeco1 chromosome 1, iyNeoLeco1.1, whole genome shotgun sequence encodes:
- the LOC107228145 gene encoding protein yellow, with product MDRNLFCPFVIVVSINLQPSYNVWIDYLGFLSNKIPSIIVFFFFVKFYRHSNTNSRFMSEPVSPKQNTVYRFFASSIYVRQVEYIYFHRNTGRHVRCDLPDGVPGVALCSTVYLRVVSAHRKLTRHRTVHQKAVFNGSIMHTSVKCLTLLLGVAAASLGPFEELYTWKQLDFQFPTSNAREAAIASGDFVQINNLPVGIEIWKDKLFVTVPRWKKGVPSNLNYISLSNTTGNKSPALTPYPDWETNDIHQTGKESIVNIFRLAVDSCDRLWGIDAGSDDILGEGALVAPVQLIVIDLKTDQVIRRYRLTDADQRFESFFANLVVDVEADACDQAFAYVSDLGANGLVVYSWEKNKSWRVDHNFFAFDPLHGDFNVSGINFQWTDGIFGLALSPLRSDGSKSLYFHALASITEFEVSTTVLKDEVLATSNGNYYHFKRLGYKGELSQCTASVMDWQSGVAFFAAVNRDGIACWNTKKSLDQSSFRLVAEDHDALVFPNDIKIAQDTRQLYVISDKMPLFQYANIDPQQINYRILKAPVDEAVKTCL from the exons ATGGAC cGAAATCTTTTCTGTCCATTCGTAATCGTCGTATCGATCAATTTACAACCTTCTTATAACGT TTGGATTGACTATCTCGGTTTTCTGTCAAACAAAATCCCATcgatcattgtttttttttttttcgtgaaattttatcgaCACAGTAACACGAATTCGAGATTCATGTCAGAACCAGTTTCGCCAAAGCAGAACACGGTATATAGATTTTTTGCGTCCAGCATATATGTGAGACAAGTTGAgtacatttattttcatcgaaatactGGTCGCCATGTCCGGTGCGACCTGCCCGATGGTGTGCCGGGAGTTGCTTTGTGCTCAACGGTATATTTAAGAGTGGTTTCAGCGCACCGTAAACTCACTCGACATCGTACCGTTCACCAGAAAGCTGTGTTCAACGGCTCGATCA TGCACACATCTGTAAAGTGTTTGACACTCCTGCTGGGGGTGGCAGCTGCATCTCTTGGCCCTTTCGAAGAACTCTACACTTGGAAGCAGCTCGACTTTCAATTCCCAACTTCCAATGCTCGGGAAGCAGCGATCGCCTCTGGTGACTTTGTTCAGATCAACAACCTTCCGGTAGGCATTGAAATCTGGAAGGACAAGTTATTCGTCACAGTACCGAGATGGAAGAAGGGAGTTCCCTCGAATTTAAATTACATCTCACTGTCGAACACAACCG GTAACAAATCACCAGCCCTAACTCCGTACCCAGATTGGGAGACGAACGACATTCACCAAACCGGAAAAGAGTCCATAGTCAACATCTTCCGGCTGGCGGTGGATTCCTGCGATCGCTTATGGGGTATTGACGCAGGTTCCGACGACATTCTGGGCGAAGGTGCCTTGGTTGCTCCGGTTCAACTGATCGTGATCGATCTGAAGACTGACCAA GTCATTCGACGTTACCGTCTCACCGACGCTGACCAGAGGTTTGAGTCCTTCTTTGCCAATCTGGTCGTCGACGTGGAGGCTGATGCCTGCGATCAGGCCTTCGCTTACGTCTCTGACCTCGGTGCCAACGGTCTGGTTGTCTACAGCTGGGAAAAGAACAAGTCGTGGAGAGTCGACCACAACTTTTTTGCGTTTGACCCTCTGCACG GTGACTTCAACGTCAGTGGAATCAACTTCCAGTGGACCGATGGGATCTTCGGCCTTGCTCTGAGCCCGTTACGGAGTGACGGCTCCAAAAGCTTGTATTTCCACGCCTTGGCCTCAATCACCGAGTTCGAGGTGTCAACGACTGTTTTGAAAGACGAAGTACTGGCAACTTCGAACGGGAATTATTACCACTTCAAGAGACTCGGTTACAAGGGTGAGCTCAGTCAGTGTACGGCATCTGTGATGGATTGGCAGAGCGGAGTGGCTTTCTTCGCAGCTGTGAACAGAGACGGGATCGCATGTTGGAACACGAAGAAGTCGCTGGATCAGTCCAGCTTCC gTCTTGTTGCCGAAGACCACGACGCTCTGGTGTTCCCGAACGATATCAAGATCGCCCAAGATACTAGACAGCTCTACGTTATCTCCGACAAAATGCCACTGTTTCAATATGCCAACATAGATCCTCAGCAGATCAATTATCGTATTCTCAAAGCACCCGTCGATGAAGCGGTAAAGACTTGTCTGTAA
- the LOC107228142 gene encoding organic cation transporter protein isoform X1, with the protein MTKRKGDLLLVVGWRRGNGTARKVRDLSNTKDSIYKSGASCGRAVSRRSAPATSSAQQQKTHSKMEVNGKESNGKHLLSSEKDAEVAKDANHGEEIDAVQSAMGSFGRWQLLVCLAISLVKFPVAWHQLGIVFMAPQPKFKCIAPNGTVDKYNCYVNVSDIQEPCTEWEYDKSIFPETIITQWDLVCGQSFYADTLQSLLMFGVLLGNIVFGSLSDRYGRKKPLVGSVVLQLVAGIGCAVVPWFPALLFLKPLSAFATGGTMVTSYVICMEIVGTKWRSPITVLYQIPYSLGHMSLAGLAYWFRHWEHLQIAMTAPSIILLGYWWVVPESPRWLLAMGRQKEACRILKKAAKLNKVKDTDIPDMVRRHCLHQNSKNTAPNYKPSFVDLLKTPNMRKKSIAIFFNWMICGMGLFGITQYLGQVGGDIFVNFAVSGATQIPGNIVSLWAMSALGRKTTLISSNTMTGIASLMLIGVPKEIAWLRLLLACCGIVGMSVSFTTVYLFSGELFPTVVRNIGVGTCSMSARIGSMVAPFVVSLGLKETRAWMPPTVFGILPLLGALFCYYLPETAGCTLPETLEDGENFGKKIEAPERLKAAEIEAAL; encoded by the exons ATGACAAAGAGAAAAG gTGACTTGTTATTGgtcgttgggtggaggagggGGAACGGGACTGCACGCAAGGTTCGTGACTTGAGTAACACCAAAGACTCCATCTATAAAAGCGGAGCCTCGTGTGGCAGAGCTGTCAGTCG TCGCTCGGCTCCTGCAACCAGCTCTGCCCAACAGCAGAAGACCCACTCTAAGA TGGAGGTCAATGGTAAGGAGTCCAACGGCAAGCACTTACTGTCAAGCGAGAAGGACGCCGAGGTTGCCAAGGACGCCAACCATGGGGAAGAAATTGACGCGGTCCAGAGCGCCATGGGCAGCTTCGGAAGGTGGCAGCTTCTCGTATGCCTCGCAATTTCTCTCGTCAAATTTCCAGTCGCCTGGCATCAGTTGGGCATTGTTTTTATGGCCCCACAACCAAAATTCAAATGCATTGCTCCGAACGGTACAGTCGACAAATACAACTGCTACGTCAACGTCTCCGACATCCAGGAGCCTTGCACTGAATGGGAATACGACAAAAGCATTTTTCCGGAGACTATAATAACGCAg TGGGATTTGGTCTGCGGTCAATCGTTTTACGCAGACACCTTGCAGTCTCTTCTCATGTTCGGCGTTCTCCTGGGTAACATCGTCTTCGGTAGCTTGTCAGACAG GTATGGCCGGAAAAAACCTCTTGTCGGTTCCGTGGTGCTTCAGCTGGTTGCTGGCATCGGATGCGCAGTGGTTCCCTGGTTCCCTGCCCTCCTCTTTTTGAAGCCGCTCAGCGCTTTCGCTACCGGAGGAACAATGGTCACCAGCTACGTAATTT GCATGGAGATCGTAGGCACAAAATGGCGGTCCCCGATCACGGTCCTCTATCAAATCCCTTACAGCTTGGGCCACATGTCGTTGGCGGGTCTGGCCTACTGGTTCCGACACTGGGAACACCTTCAAATAGCCATGACCGCACCGTCGATAATTCTATTGGGTTATTGGTGGGTTGTGCCTGAATCACCCAGGTGGCTTCTTGCCATGGGCAGGCAGAAGGAAGCGTGCAGGATTCTAAAAAAAGCTGCCAAACTCAACAAGGTCAAGGACACTGACATCCCAGACATGGTCAGAAGACACTGCCTTCATCAG AACTCGAAAAATACAGCACCCAACTACAAACCGTCCTTTGTGGACCTCCTCAAGACACCTAACATGAGGAAGAAGTCAATCGCGATATTCTTCAACTGGATGATCTGTGGTATGGGACTCTTTGGAATAACTCAGTACCTGGGGCAGGTTGGCGGTGACATATTCGTGAACTTTGCTGTGTCCGGGGCTACGCAGATACCAGGAAACATCGTTTCCTTGTGGGCGATGAGCGCCCTGGGCCGAAAGACGACCCTCATTTCCAGCAATACTATGACTGGAATCGCTAGTCTGATGCTCATAGGCGTACCTAAGG AGATCGCTTGGCTCAGGCTACTTTTAGCCTGCTGCGGTATCGTTGGGATGTCAGTTTCGTTTACAACGGTTTACCTATTTTCCGGTGAGCTTTTCCCTACGGTCGTTAGGAACATCGGTGTGGGAACGTGCAGCATGAGCGCGAGAATAGGATCGATGGTTGCTCCGTTCGTCGTCTCTCTG GGTCTGAAAGAAACCAGAGCATGGATGCCTCCGACCGTTTTTGGAATACTGCCACTCCTCGGCGCATTGTTCTGCTATTACTTGCCTGAAACTGCTGGATGTACTTTGCCTGAAACCCTCGAGGACGGCGAGAACTTTGGGAA AAAAATTGAAGCTCCGGAAAGGCTAAAGGCGGCGGAAATCGAAGCTGCTTTGTGA
- the LOC107228142 gene encoding organic cation transporter protein isoform X2, translating to MKDTTTNGHVEVNGKESNGKHLLSSEKDAEVAKDANHGEEIDAVQSAMGSFGRWQLLVCLAISLVKFPVAWHQLGIVFMAPQPKFKCIAPNGTVDKYNCYVNVSDIQEPCTEWEYDKSIFPETIITQWDLVCGQSFYADTLQSLLMFGVLLGNIVFGSLSDRYGRKKPLVGSVVLQLVAGIGCAVVPWFPALLFLKPLSAFATGGTMVTSYVICMEIVGTKWRSPITVLYQIPYSLGHMSLAGLAYWFRHWEHLQIAMTAPSIILLGYWWVVPESPRWLLAMGRQKEACRILKKAAKLNKVKDTDIPDMVRRHCLHQNSKNTAPNYKPSFVDLLKTPNMRKKSIAIFFNWMICGMGLFGITQYLGQVGGDIFVNFAVSGATQIPGNIVSLWAMSALGRKTTLISSNTMTGIASLMLIGVPKEIAWLRLLLACCGIVGMSVSFTTVYLFSGELFPTVVRNIGVGTCSMSARIGSMVAPFVVSLGLKETRAWMPPTVFGILPLLGALFCYYLPETAGCTLPETLEDGENFGKKIEAPERLKAAEIEAAL from the exons ATGAAGGATACGACGACTAACGGACACG TGGAGGTCAATGGTAAGGAGTCCAACGGCAAGCACTTACTGTCAAGCGAGAAGGACGCCGAGGTTGCCAAGGACGCCAACCATGGGGAAGAAATTGACGCGGTCCAGAGCGCCATGGGCAGCTTCGGAAGGTGGCAGCTTCTCGTATGCCTCGCAATTTCTCTCGTCAAATTTCCAGTCGCCTGGCATCAGTTGGGCATTGTTTTTATGGCCCCACAACCAAAATTCAAATGCATTGCTCCGAACGGTACAGTCGACAAATACAACTGCTACGTCAACGTCTCCGACATCCAGGAGCCTTGCACTGAATGGGAATACGACAAAAGCATTTTTCCGGAGACTATAATAACGCAg TGGGATTTGGTCTGCGGTCAATCGTTTTACGCAGACACCTTGCAGTCTCTTCTCATGTTCGGCGTTCTCCTGGGTAACATCGTCTTCGGTAGCTTGTCAGACAG GTATGGCCGGAAAAAACCTCTTGTCGGTTCCGTGGTGCTTCAGCTGGTTGCTGGCATCGGATGCGCAGTGGTTCCCTGGTTCCCTGCCCTCCTCTTTTTGAAGCCGCTCAGCGCTTTCGCTACCGGAGGAACAATGGTCACCAGCTACGTAATTT GCATGGAGATCGTAGGCACAAAATGGCGGTCCCCGATCACGGTCCTCTATCAAATCCCTTACAGCTTGGGCCACATGTCGTTGGCGGGTCTGGCCTACTGGTTCCGACACTGGGAACACCTTCAAATAGCCATGACCGCACCGTCGATAATTCTATTGGGTTATTGGTGGGTTGTGCCTGAATCACCCAGGTGGCTTCTTGCCATGGGCAGGCAGAAGGAAGCGTGCAGGATTCTAAAAAAAGCTGCCAAACTCAACAAGGTCAAGGACACTGACATCCCAGACATGGTCAGAAGACACTGCCTTCATCAG AACTCGAAAAATACAGCACCCAACTACAAACCGTCCTTTGTGGACCTCCTCAAGACACCTAACATGAGGAAGAAGTCAATCGCGATATTCTTCAACTGGATGATCTGTGGTATGGGACTCTTTGGAATAACTCAGTACCTGGGGCAGGTTGGCGGTGACATATTCGTGAACTTTGCTGTGTCCGGGGCTACGCAGATACCAGGAAACATCGTTTCCTTGTGGGCGATGAGCGCCCTGGGCCGAAAGACGACCCTCATTTCCAGCAATACTATGACTGGAATCGCTAGTCTGATGCTCATAGGCGTACCTAAGG AGATCGCTTGGCTCAGGCTACTTTTAGCCTGCTGCGGTATCGTTGGGATGTCAGTTTCGTTTACAACGGTTTACCTATTTTCCGGTGAGCTTTTCCCTACGGTCGTTAGGAACATCGGTGTGGGAACGTGCAGCATGAGCGCGAGAATAGGATCGATGGTTGCTCCGTTCGTCGTCTCTCTG GGTCTGAAAGAAACCAGAGCATGGATGCCTCCGACCGTTTTTGGAATACTGCCACTCCTCGGCGCATTGTTCTGCTATTACTTGCCTGAAACTGCTGGATGTACTTTGCCTGAAACCCTCGAGGACGGCGAGAACTTTGGGAA AAAAATTGAAGCTCCGGAAAGGCTAAAGGCGGCGGAAATCGAAGCTGCTTTGTGA
- the LOC107228147 gene encoding trypsin-1 has product MFRYLALLLALSAVAYGEHAQYDEFGRIVGGSSASISDFPYQLSLRWNNAHFCGAALISSTWAVSAAHCTIGRSASGMSLQAGSANRLSGGQVRAVSLVINHPSYNARTIDNDISLLRVSVAFTLSSTVRAVALPSQGQAVSSGVYAVVSGWGTMTEGASSLPTVLQQVSVPVVAQTTCNLLYWGGITSNMLCAGYLAGGRDACQGDSGGPLVSGGSLIGVVSWGNGCARSNSPGVYARTAIYRDWIRTNTGV; this is encoded by the exons ATGTTCCGATACTTGGCACTTCTCTTGGCACTCTCAGCTGTCGCCTACGGCG AACACGCTCAGTACGACGAGTTCGGTCGTATCGTTGGTGGATCTTCCGCCAGCATCAGCGACTTCCCGTACCAACTGAGTCTGCGATGGAACAATGCCCACTTCTGTGGTGCTGCCCTGATCTCCTCGACATGGGCCGTCTCAGCGGCTCACTGCACCATCGGTCGTAGTGCATCAGGCATGTCCCTCCAGGCTGGAAGCGCAAACCGCCTTTCGGGTGGTCAAGTCCGAGCCGTTTCCCTGGTGATCAACCACCCCAGTTACAACGCGAGGACCATTGACAACGACATCAGTCTTCTCAGAGTGAGCGTTGCTTTCACCCTGAGCAGCACCGTCCGGGCTGTGGCTCTTCCCTCCCAGGGACAAGCCGTCTCCAGTGGAGTCTACGCCGTTGTTTCTGGATGGGGTACCATGACTGAGGGTGCCAGCAGCCTGCCTACTGTCCTGCAACAGGTCTCGGTGCCGGTTGTTGCCCAAACCACCTGCAACCTTCTCTACTGGGGTGGCATCACCAGCAACATGCTCTGCGCCGGCTACCTTGCCGGAGGTCGTGACGCATGCCAGGGAGATTCCGGAGGTCCTCTTGTCAGCGGTGGCAGCCTCATCGGTGTCGTGTCCTGGGGCAATGGTTGCGCTCGTTCCAACAGCCCTGGAGTCTATGCTCGCACCGCCATCTACCGCGACTGGATCAGAACCAACACCGGTGTCTAA